From the Ostrinia nubilalis chromosome 16, ilOstNubi1.1, whole genome shotgun sequence genome, one window contains:
- the LOC135079078 gene encoding myogenesis-regulating glycosidase-like, which produces MAVSLTLVVVVALAARALAVDVTVLDSPGVKARLQDNPYGGLNVVLERKGISEVITVIGRHAGTIKDVVQDGDIVIQFANDTTVRISNEDIAGERKGQVITVTWEAPKTVKLEDCVNLGSNKWYGGPQQKRQYWPIERLILPDYSYVTKEADNCGVAEPYWLSSAGLFFYFDKKVPLFVDQNNQDKNAACFKAQIKPPYSSKRDRNDLIYAIGIFEDVRKAHEYAVERYLEKPTGIPDEKMITYPIWSTWARYKRDVNHDVVLKFADEILKYDFPNSQLEIDDLWETCYGSQTIDKERFPNMKGTVDQLKEKGFRVTIWSHPFINKGCEPWYSDAKEKGYLVSSEYGSVETSWWNDNETTTAYIDFTKPEVREWFLERLKSLKESTGLDSFKFDAGESSWSPQIPVLKGDIRDQPGVITADYVRAVSTFGPMVEVRSGYRTQNLPIFVRMIDKDTYWTFENGLPTLVTTLLQMNMNGYPLVLPDMIGGNGYNEPPSKELFIRWLQANTFMPSLQFSYVPWDFDNETIALSKKYVDLHAQYAPQIIAACANAVATGAPVNPPVWWIAPDDSEAYDIWDQYMLGETILVAPVLEKGATERDIYLPAGTWLAQGEPGRRHAGGDWLRRYPAKLHDLPYFIKA; this is translated from the exons CCGGCACGCTGGCACCATCAAAGACGTGGTGCAGGACGGAGACATCGTCATCCAGTTCGCCAACGACACCACCGTGCGGATCAGCAACGAGGATATCGCGGGCGAGAGAAAGGGACAGGTCATCACCGTGACTTGGGAGGCGCCGAAGACTGTGAAGCTTGAGGACTGCGTCAATTTGG GTTCCAACAAATGGTACGGTGGTCCCCAACAAAAACGCCAGTATTGGCCAATCGAGCGTCTGATTCTTCCCGACTATTCCTACGTCACGAAAGAAGCAGATAACTGTGGTGTAGCGGAACCCTACTGGCTCAGCTCTGCTGGTCTCTTCTTCTACTTCGACAAGAAAGTCCCTCTCTTCGTCGACCAGAACAACCAGGACAAAAACGCTGCTTGCTTCAAAGCCCAAATCAAACCACCTTATTCGAGCAAGAGAGATCGCAATGACCTGATTTACGCAATTGGAATATTCGAAGATGTACGAAAGGCTCATGAATATGCCGTAGAAAGATACCTGGAGAAACCCACAGGAATTCCTGACGAAAAAATGATAACGTATCCAATCTGGTCTACTTGGGCGAGGTACAAGCGGGATGTTAACCACGACGTCGTGTTGAAGTTCGCAGACGAGATCTTGAAATACGATTTTCCTAACAGCCAGCTGGAGATCGACGATCTGTGGGAGACATGCTACGGTTCTCAGACGATTGATAAAGAGCGGTTCCCTAATATGAAAGGGACGGTAGATCAGTTGAAAGAGAAAGGCTTTAGAGTGACTATTTGGTCGCATCCGTTCATCAACAAAGGCTGTGAACCTTGGTATTCTGATGCTAAAGAAAAAGG CTATTTGGTATCCTCTGAATACGGGTCAGTGGAGACGAGCTGGTGGAACGACAACGAGACGACGACGGCCTACATTGACTTCACCAAGCCGGAAGTGAGGGAGTGGTTCTTGGAACGACTGAAGTCCCTCAAGGAATCCACGGGGCTTGACAGCTTCAAGTTCGACGCCGGAGAGTCGAGCTGGTCACCTCAG ATACCAGTCCTGAAAGGAGACATCAGAGATCAGCCTGGAGTCATTACTGCCGACTACGTGAGAGCAGTCTCAACCTTTGGTCCTATGGTGGAAGTCAGATCTGGATACAG aacccaaaacctGCCAATATTCGTGCGCATGATCGACAAGGACACGTATTGGACCTTCGAGAACGGGCTCCCGACCCTCGTGACCACGCTCCTGCAGATGAACATGAATGGCTACCCGCTGGTGCTGCCGGACATGATCGGAGGCAACGGGTACAACGAGCCGCCCAGCAAGGAGCTGTTCATACGCTGGCTGCAGGCGAATACGTTCATGCCTAGCTTGCAGTTCTCGTATGTGCCTTGGGACTTTGACAACGAA ACGATCGCGTTAAGCAAGAAGTACGTAGACCTGCACGCGCAGTATGCACCGCAGATCATAGCGGCGTGCGCAAACGCAGTGGCCACGGGCGCGCCCGTCAACCCGCCTGTTTGGTGGATCGCGCCTGACGACAGCGAGGCTTATGATATCTGGGACC AATACATGCTCGGCGAGACGATCCTAGTAGCGCCAGTGCTAGAGAAGGGAGCGACGGAGCGCGACATCTACCTGCCGGCCGGCACTTGGCTAGCGCAGGGCGAGCCCGGCCGGCGCCACGCGGGCGGCGACTGGCTGCGCCGCTACCCCGCCAAGCTGCACGACCTGCCCTACTTTATTAAGGCGTAA
- the LOC135079212 gene encoding nucleolar protein 6 — translation MVKRVAKNSVSEDDIDSQVLNENGKRAAAVPNKEPKKRLKTKSLYRQPTANELNRLQETENLFNSNLFRLQVEEILQEVKVKEKTEKKFQEWYTEFKNHLLAIPENDTEYDLTESALAKTLKVKIPIGNKLSKTKCMFRFYKFSDVKIVGSYAIGCAINSKLCVNVQITVPADTYTKNDSINYRYHKKRSAYLAFIASHIKKHESVEEVKYTCLLGSEIKPVLDVTPSGKLNKYLTVRIDLLCEEEAYKLHRFSPARNNLREAWLFSEEGSDNNEIGPPTPYYNSSVLQDLTSSVNEEFLKESLLDRENLKQAVVLLKIWLRQRNLQVSGHVISLLVSYLVQIKRINNIMSSYQIVRNVWIALKSSEWDVKGISLHKGEDTPSLEEFHQHFPVVFIDKTGYYNVCWQMCKGTYNALRRESELAVEILDNGKINSFLPLFMTPVKPLLQFDHILLFKDFQKLKESVLSKLPKPVRLNYGVEELALVTDSLHALLAKGLGQRVKLILQMVEADFSWSVKTKQDKAREESYKEQLSFGLILDPENCLNIVEKGPPANLPEAEVFRAFWGAKSELRRFQDGSITEACVWDADSLAERRALTAQIVDYLLNVKFDIKPSELFHVGSALESLVSRKQYNAQTEEASVGVVQALDELRRDLRQLQQLPLDVSAVYGVSPVFSYCEPTPALPRAPLNKPWRRGNAALVKEIVRDDGTWVVPEYTPVCKAVIELGHSGKWPGDIQAFRCLKAAFNLQIADRLNKQYSLPTQAYPTHVDVLKNGLVFRLEIAHPKEITLLRKETENGVAKFRESEESVRLQCETVLMPRLRGALHGLHQKHPAFGPSTCIFKRWLCCHLLSPPHFPPTLAELLVAAVFLHAHPLTPPTMPTIGLLRVLRLVAETDWTREMIVLDFNEDMKREEIMELESKFAAREPATPQIHIVTAYDGDLPSVWSASAPSPQVLARVRTLAVSTLKYFDAAMLSEMKDNALSAFVPSLAGYDVIIHLRSELVPYASERVERPALLRPVGDVTDSEVIPVVEFNPVEKYLAELRSAYGDFALFFHDSYGGEVIAVLWKPDIADAREFQLLNANALKPVTSKGGTKYKVNVEALVEDFRILGEGLVKDIVVN, via the exons AAACTGAGAAGAAATTCCAAGAATGGTACACAGAGTTCAAAAATCATTTATTGGCTATCCCAGAAAATGATACAGAATACGATCTGACAGAGTCGGCACTTGCTAAAACACTAAAAGTCAAAATACCAATTGGCAATAAACTGTCCAAAACAAAATGTATGTTCCGGTTTTACAAGTTTAGtgatgtcaaaattgttgggtCTTACGCTATAGGATGTGCGATAAACTCGAAACTCTGCGTCAATGTACAGATTACAGTCCCAGCTGACACGTATACCAAAAATGATTCAATCAACTACAGATATCACAAAAAGCGGTCAGCATATTTGGCATTCATTGCTTCTCATATCAAAAAACATGAATCCGTTGAAGAAGTAAAATACACATGTTTACTCGGTAGTGAAATTAAGCCAGTGTTAGATGTAACACCATCTGGCAAACTTAACAAATATCTAACTGTACGTATTGACTTGCTGTGTGAAGAAGAGGCGTATAAGTTGCACAGATTCAGTCCTGCACGTAACAATTTGAGAGAAGCGTGGTTATTTTCTGAAGAAGGTTCCGATAATAATGAGATTGGTCCTCCAACTCCATACTACAACAGTAGTGTGTTACAAGATCTCACATCTTCCGTCAATGAGGAGTTTTTGAAGGAATCTTTATTGGAtagagaaaatttaaaacaagCGGTGGTTTTGCTTAAGATCTGGTTACGTCAAAGGAACCTGCAGGTGTCAGGACATGTCATCAGTTTGTTAGTGTCATACTTGGTGCAGATTAAAAGGATCAATAATATCATGAGCAGCTACCAAATTGTGAGGAATGTGTGGATTGCATTGA AATCATCAGAATGGGATGTGAAAGGTATTTCTCTACACAAGGGTGAGGACACACCTTCACTTGAAGAGTTCCACCAACACTTTCCTGTAGTATTTATAGACAAAACTGGATATTACAATGTCTGCTGGCAGATGTGCAAG GGCACATACAATGCTCTCCGAAGAGAAAGTGAGCTGGCTGTAGAAATACTAGACAATGGAAAGATCAACAGTTTCCTGCCACTTTTCATGACTCCGGTGAAACCACTACTGCAGTTCGATCATATCTTATT GTTCAAGGACTTTCAAAAACTCAAAGAGTCTGTTCTCTCTAAACTGCCAAAGCCAGTCCGATTGAACTACGGAGTGGAGGAACTGGCTCTAGTGACAGACTCATTGCACGCATTACTGGCTAAGGGCTTGGGCCAGAGAGTGAAACTCATCTTGCAAATGGTGGAAGCAGATTTTTCTTGGTCAGTGAAGACCAAACAGGATAAAGCTCGAGAAGAAAG CTACAAGGAGCAACTATCATTTGGCCTTATATTGGACCCTGAAAACTGTTTGAATATTGTTGAAAAAGGTCCACCAGCTAATCTACCAGAGGCTGAGGTGTTTCG AGCGTTCTGGGGCGCCAAGTCGGAGCTTCGCCGCTTCCAAGACGGCTCCATCACGGAGGCGTGCGTGTGGGACGCCGACTCGCTGGCCGAGCGCCGCGCCCTCACCGCGCAGATTGTTGACTACTTGCTCAACGTCAAGTTCG ACATAAAGCCCTCGGAGCTATTCCACGTGGGGTCAGCGCTAGAGAGCTTAGTCTCCCGCAAGCAGTACAACGCGCAGACCGAAGAAGCTTCAGTGGGCGTGGTCCAGGCGTTGGATGAGTTGAGGCGCGACCTGAGGCAGTTACAACAGCTGCCTTTGGACGTCAGCGCTGTGTATG GAGTGTCACCGGTATTCAGCTACTGCGAGCCAACGCCCGCACTACCTCGGGCTCCGCTGAACAAACCGTGGCGGCGCGGTAACGCAGCCCTGGTCAAGGAAATTGTAAGAGACGACGGAACTTGGGTCGTGCCTGAGTATACGCCTGTATGCAAAGCTGTGATTGAGCTGG GGCACAGCGGCAAATGGCCCGGCGACATCCAAGCCTTCCGCTGTCTAAAAGCGGCTTTCAACCTGCAAATCGCCGATCGCTTGAACAAGCAGTATTCCCTCCCCACCCAAGCCTATCCTACCCACGTCGACGTGTTGAAAAACGGACTGGTGTTCAGACTGGAGATAGCGCATCCGAAAGAGATAACGCTACTGAGGAAAGAGACGGAGAATGGTGTTGCCAAGTTTCGGGAGAGTGAGGAGAGCGTTCGTTTGCAGTGTGAGACTGTGCTTATGCCTCGTTTGAGGGGAGCCTTGCATGG CTTACATCAAAAGCACCCAGCCTTCGGTCCCAGCACATGCATCTTCAAGCGCTGGCTGTGTTGCCACCTGCTCTCCCCTCCACACTTTCCCCCCACTCTAGCCGAGCTACTGGTAGCAGCTGTGTTCCTCCACGCCCACCCGCTGACCCCGCCCACTATGCCCACTATTGGGCTATTGAGGGTGTTGCGATTGGTGGCCGAAACGGACTGGACGAGGGAAATGATTGTTTTAGACTTCAATGAGGATATGAAAC GTGAAGAAATAATGGAGCTGGAAAGCAAATTCGCCGCCCGCGAACCGGCAACCCCTCAGATCCACATAGTAACAGCCTACGACGGAGACTTGCCTAGTGTGTGGAGCGCTAGCGCGCCGAGTCCGCAAGTACTGGCGCGAGTCCGAACGCTCGCCGTCAGTACTCTGAAGTACTTTGACGCTGCCATGCTGAGCGAGATGAAGGATAACGCACTG AGTGCCTTCGTGCCATCCCTAGCGGGCTATGACGTCATCATCCACCTCCGTTCAGAGTTGGTCCCATACGCTAGCGAGCGCGTAGAACGGCCCGCGTTACTACGCCCGGTCGGTGACGTCACTGACTCCGAAGTCATACCCGTGGTCGAGTTCAACCCGGTTGAGAAATACTTGGCGGAATTGAGG AGCGCGTACGGAGACTTCGCGTTGTTCTTCCACGACTCATACGGCGGAGAAGTCATCGCGGTTCTATGGAAGCCCGACATTGCTGACGCCAGAGAATTCCAA ctCCTGAACGCGAACGCGCTGAAACCAGTCACTTCCAAAGGAGGAACGAAGTACAAAGTGAATGTGGAAGCGTTGGTCGAAGACTTCAGGATACTAGGAGAGGGATTAGTTAAGGATATTGTTGTTAACTAG